A stretch of Meiothermus sp. QL-1 DNA encodes these proteins:
- a CDS encoding response regulator transcription factor yields the protein MERLLVVEDDLHLARLITSVLEREGYRVALATNGLDATQLAPQADLMVLDLGLPGLGGLEVIRELREGGWNLPILVISAQGSEEIRVRALELGADDYLTKPMGVREMVARVRALLRRSRPEQEIQIGDLRISLKRRQVFVRERAVDLSPTELELLLTLAQHPGEVWSRERLLQRVWGAERGSAVDERVVDSYIALLRRKLGDNPRAPRYLETVFGQGYRIRDNR from the coding sequence ATGGAACGCCTGCTGGTTGTGGAGGACGATCTCCACCTGGCCCGCCTGATCACCTCGGTGCTGGAGCGCGAAGGCTACAGGGTGGCCCTGGCCACCAACGGCCTGGACGCCACCCAACTGGCCCCCCAGGCCGACCTTATGGTCCTGGACCTGGGCCTGCCGGGGCTAGGGGGGCTGGAGGTCATCCGCGAGCTGCGCGAGGGCGGATGGAATCTGCCCATCCTGGTCATCAGCGCCCAGGGTAGCGAGGAAATACGGGTGAGGGCGCTGGAACTGGGGGCCGACGACTACCTCACCAAACCCATGGGCGTGCGGGAGATGGTCGCCAGGGTTCGGGCCCTCCTGCGTCGCAGCCGACCTGAACAGGAAATCCAGATTGGGGACCTGCGCATCTCCCTCAAGCGCCGCCAGGTATTCGTGCGCGAACGCGCCGTCGACCTCTCCCCCACCGAGCTGGAACTGCTTCTTACCCTAGCCCAGCACCCCGGCGAGGTCTGGAGCCGCGAGCGTCTGCTCCAACGGGTCTGGGGGGCCGAGCGGGGCAGCGCGGTGGACGAGCGGGTGGTGGACAGCTACATCGCTCTCCTGCGGCGCAAGTTGGGGGACAACCCCAGGGCCCCCCGCTATTTGGAAACGGTCTTCGGTCAGGGCTACCGAATTCGCGACAACCGCTAA
- a CDS encoding dihydroorotase: MKGEILIKNVTLVDSQGTHGQADVLVGEGRIISLAGGEAAQVVEAAGLYLSPGFLDPHAHLREPGQEVKEDLCSGLTAAARGGYTDVVSMPNTTPPIDRPEAVAALKSRARAIGQARLHPAAALTQGQEGQLLTEARLIKEAGAVLLTDDGRTNEDAGVLALGLRYAASVGLPVAVHAEDAGLRRGGVMHEGEVSFRLGLPGNPAYAESARIARDLEVVRYLTEELGVRAEGHSLLHFQHLSTRRGLELIRQAKREGLPVSAEVTPHHLTLTDRYLERLEPLYKVAPPLRTEADRRALLEGLLEGSLDCVGTDHAPHTADEKELDLLRAPFGIPSLEVAWPLLYTELVEKEGFPLPTLLERFTDGPRRLLGLPPIRLEEGAEASLVLWAPRLKRPVEPRTFASKARYSPWAGWQLQGWPVMTLVKGRVVFADLLDYRP; the protein is encoded by the coding sequence ATGAAGGGCGAGATTCTGATCAAAAACGTCACCCTGGTAGACAGCCAGGGCACCCATGGGCAGGCCGACGTGCTGGTGGGCGAGGGACGCATAATCTCGCTTGCCGGCGGGGAGGCAGCACAGGTGGTGGAGGCCGCCGGGCTCTACCTTTCACCTGGCTTCCTCGACCCCCACGCCCACCTGCGCGAACCAGGGCAGGAGGTCAAGGAGGACCTCTGCTCGGGCCTTACCGCCGCGGCCCGGGGGGGGTATACCGATGTGGTCTCGATGCCCAACACCACCCCGCCCATAGACCGGCCCGAGGCGGTGGCGGCGCTAAAGTCCAGGGCCCGCGCCATAGGCCAGGCCCGGCTCCACCCCGCCGCTGCCCTCACCCAGGGGCAGGAGGGCCAGCTTCTGACCGAAGCCCGGCTCATCAAGGAGGCTGGGGCGGTGCTGCTTACCGACGACGGCCGCACCAACGAGGATGCGGGAGTGCTGGCCCTGGGCCTGCGCTATGCGGCCTCCGTTGGGCTTCCCGTGGCGGTGCACGCCGAGGACGCCGGGCTTCGGCGGGGCGGGGTGATGCACGAGGGGGAGGTATCCTTCCGGCTCGGTCTGCCGGGCAACCCGGCCTACGCCGAAAGCGCCCGCATCGCGCGGGATCTGGAGGTGGTGCGCTACCTCACCGAGGAGCTTGGGGTGCGAGCGGAAGGGCATAGCCTGCTGCACTTCCAGCACCTGAGCACCCGTCGGGGCCTCGAGCTCATCCGCCAGGCTAAGCGAGAAGGCCTGCCCGTCAGCGCCGAGGTTACCCCCCACCACCTGACCCTAACCGACCGGTACCTGGAGCGCCTCGAGCCCCTCTACAAAGTGGCCCCACCCCTGCGCACCGAGGCCGACCGGAGAGCCCTCCTCGAGGGGCTGCTGGAGGGCAGCCTGGACTGCGTCGGCACCGACCACGCCCCCCACACCGCCGACGAGAAGGAGCTGGACCTCCTCAGGGCGCCTTTTGGCATCCCGAGCCTCGAGGTGGCCTGGCCCCTCCTTTACACCGAGCTGGTGGAGAAGGAAGGCTTCCCCCTGCCCACGCTGCTGGAGCGCTTTACCGACGGACCCAGGCGCCTTCTCGGCCTCCCCCCGATCCGGCTTGAAGAGGGGGCCGAGGCCAGCCTGGTGCTGTGGGCCCCTCGCCTGAAGCGCCCGGTGGAGCCCAGGACCTTTGCCTCCAAGGCCCGCTATAGCCCCTGGGCGGGCTGGCAGCTTCAGGGCTGGCCGGTCATGACCCTGGTGAAAGGGCGGGTGGTGTTCGCGGATTTGTTAGACTATCGCCCATGA
- a CDS encoding DUF11 domain-containing protein: MQRILFALALALGLALAQPTPAGTSITNQASAQYIDSAGQARSTTSNQVVTVVQQVYSLTITPNGTEASPGQTRTALAGATVYFAYVVSNTGNGNDTIALTTAQGSSDNFDLGGVAIYHDQNCNGTLDAGEPSITSLALTRQGTLQSSACVVVAATIPAGASNGQYGNLNLVGTSSGGPADNDNWARATATTAAALTAIKAASPTGGVNPGATITYTISGANTGGSAASGVSISGLGTGILIADAIPNGLTVSSPPTGTAGAGTVQIVYSTDGGATWTTTSPLPLTGNAAGSNRVGMFISGSGAFFPQGASYTFSFQATVPAGAAQGTQYTNTATVQFNDGSANRTVTSNGTTHTVNASYSVVVGPFGFPTGGASGTYSAAGYTITRSGDNQSIASVYNGQNITFYHTLRNTGNIADSYTLSVSGAPAGWSCSFRQSDHLTPISGPVGPIAPGSNFDFDLVCYVPPTYTSSSSVSLTVTATSTGNSAQSDTTADTIGQVVSGYGVDLARLGSAGDGNPANDNPPAQNANPGTQVSFPIEIVNTGVNPDTYNLSAPTLPAGWTVRFYPDTDCNGLMDSPAPSPVTNSGLVNPGNAGRRCFIAVVDIPTNAAPGGYSVNFQADSATDSDANTPGIQPVSSDTISTTVNVNLVTGFTLSPDRSGTVTSPGTITYTHNLTNSGNAQASVSISAPTSAYGWTYQLSSDGTSWQSSLSIPNLPPGGSTPVYIRVLVPSGEPIGRSETVTLTASASYAGGGSATSSVQVTTTIVGGELSLSKSGVSYVGSSTTVRSSTAAIAFPGDQIVYTVVGQNIGTGDLRNVRISDPLPAFTTFVSASATTTISGGTILYSTDGVTWSTTAPTSLAAGQSLYVGVDTNNDGNITNADVMPAGSSITLVLRVQVQ; the protein is encoded by the coding sequence ATGCAGAGAATCCTTTTCGCGCTGGCGCTGGCCCTGGGGCTGGCCCTAGCCCAACCCACCCCGGCCGGCACCAGCATCACCAACCAGGCCTCAGCCCAGTACATCGACTCAGCCGGCCAGGCCCGCTCCACCACCTCCAACCAGGTCGTCACCGTGGTGCAGCAGGTCTACAGCCTCACCATCACCCCCAACGGCACGGAAGCAAGCCCTGGCCAGACCCGCACTGCCCTGGCCGGCGCCACCGTCTACTTCGCCTATGTGGTGAGCAACACCGGCAACGGCAACGACACCATCGCCCTCACCACCGCCCAGGGCTCTTCCGACAACTTCGACCTCGGCGGTGTCGCCATCTACCACGACCAAAACTGCAACGGCACCCTGGACGCAGGCGAACCCAGCATCACCAGCCTGGCGCTTACCCGCCAGGGCACCCTCCAGAGCTCGGCCTGCGTGGTGGTGGCCGCCACCATTCCCGCAGGCGCCTCAAACGGGCAGTACGGCAACCTGAACCTGGTGGGGACCTCCTCCGGGGGCCCGGCGGATAACGACAACTGGGCCCGGGCCACGGCCACCACCGCGGCTGCCCTCACCGCCATCAAGGCCGCAAGCCCCACAGGGGGCGTCAACCCCGGCGCCACCATCACCTACACCATCAGCGGGGCCAACACCGGGGGCAGCGCAGCCAGCGGGGTGAGCATCTCCGGCCTGGGCACCGGCATCCTCATCGCCGATGCCATTCCAAACGGGCTCACCGTCTCCTCGCCCCCCACTGGTACGGCTGGGGCGGGCACGGTGCAGATCGTCTACTCCACCGATGGGGGCGCCACCTGGACCACCACCTCGCCCCTTCCCCTCACCGGCAACGCCGCCGGCAGCAACCGGGTGGGCATGTTCATCAGCGGCAGCGGGGCTTTCTTCCCGCAGGGGGCTTCGTACACCTTCAGCTTCCAGGCCACCGTGCCCGCAGGCGCGGCCCAGGGCACCCAGTACACCAACACCGCCACCGTCCAGTTCAACGACGGCAGCGCCAACCGAACCGTCACTTCCAACGGCACCACCCATACCGTAAATGCAAGCTACAGCGTGGTCGTCGGACCCTTCGGCTTCCCCACGGGAGGGGCCTCGGGCACCTACAGCGCTGCTGGCTACACCATCACCCGTTCAGGCGACAACCAGAGCATCGCCTCGGTCTACAACGGCCAGAACATCACCTTCTATCACACCCTGCGCAACACCGGCAACATCGCCGACAGCTACACGCTCTCGGTAAGCGGTGCACCGGCGGGTTGGTCCTGTAGCTTCCGCCAAAGCGACCACCTGACCCCCATCTCGGGCCCCGTAGGCCCCATCGCCCCTGGCAGCAACTTCGACTTCGACCTGGTCTGCTACGTTCCCCCCACCTACACGAGCAGCTCTTCGGTTAGCCTCACTGTAACCGCCACCTCGACGGGGAACAGCGCTCAAAGCGATACCACTGCCGATACCATCGGACAGGTGGTCTCGGGCTATGGGGTGGACCTGGCAAGGCTGGGAAGCGCCGGGGATGGCAACCCCGCCAACGACAACCCACCCGCCCAAAACGCCAACCCCGGTACCCAGGTGAGCTTCCCCATCGAGATTGTGAACACCGGGGTCAACCCCGACACCTACAACCTGAGCGCCCCCACCCTGCCGGCAGGTTGGACCGTGCGCTTCTACCCGGACACCGATTGCAACGGGCTGATGGATAGCCCCGCGCCCTCACCCGTGACCAACTCGGGGCTCGTCAACCCTGGGAACGCTGGTAGACGCTGCTTCATCGCAGTGGTGGATATCCCGACCAACGCCGCGCCAGGAGGGTATTCAGTAAACTTCCAGGCTGATAGCGCTACCGACAGCGACGCGAACACGCCCGGCATCCAGCCCGTCTCCAGCGATACCATCAGCACCACCGTCAACGTCAACCTGGTGACCGGTTTCACCCTGAGCCCTGACCGCAGCGGCACCGTAACCAGCCCGGGCACCATCACCTACACCCATAACCTGACCAACAGCGGCAACGCCCAGGCCAGCGTGAGCATCTCCGCTCCCACCAGCGCCTACGGCTGGACCTACCAGCTTTCCAGCGACGGCACCAGCTGGCAAAGCAGCCTCTCTATCCCAAATTTACCCCCAGGCGGCAGCACCCCGGTGTACATACGGGTTCTGGTGCCTAGCGGGGAGCCCATCGGGCGGAGTGAAACGGTGACCCTCACTGCCTCCGCCAGCTACGCGGGAGGGGGCAGCGCCACCAGCAGCGTGCAGGTGACCACCACCATTGTGGGGGGCGAGCTCTCGCTCAGCAAGAGCGGGGTGAGCTATGTGGGGAGCAGCACCACCGTGCGCTCCAGTACCGCTGCCATTGCCTTCCCCGGGGACCAGATCGTCTACACCGTGGTGGGGCAGAACATTGGCACGGGAGATCTGAGAAACGTCCGCATCTCCGACCCGCTGCCGGCCTTCACCACCTTTGTCTCAGCCTCGGCCACCACCACTATTTCTGGCGGTACCATCCTCTACTCCACCGACGGGGTGACCTGGAGCACTACGGCACCCACGAGCCTTGCTGCGGGCCAGAGCCTCTACGTGGGCGTGGACACCAACAACGATGGCAACATCACCAACGCTGACGTGATGCCTGCAGGCAGCAGCATTACCCTCGTTCTGCGGGTGCAGGTGCAGTAA
- a CDS encoding alpha/beta hydrolase: protein MRGFWLGLCFLLGGGQAAGLPPGVELIQDVPYCQAGARVLTLDILRPKGPAEGLPAVVWIHGGGWYSGDKRRGWPHLVPLAQAGFFTATVAYRLSREAQFPAQIHDVKCAIRYLRAQAHRYGLNPERIGVWGGSAGGHLAALLGVSGGVEGLEGAGGWKGYSSRVQAVVVWFAPTDLTSVDPRRRSVQLLLGGPVHERLELARQASPLYYVTPDDPPFLIQHGAEDPVVPLEQGQKLYQKLKLQGVEARLEVFPGMGHGGTAFTSPRNYQNITAFFLRHLR, encoded by the coding sequence GTGCGCGGGTTCTGGCTGGGGCTTTGCTTCTTGTTAGGTGGGGGCCAGGCGGCCGGCCTTCCGCCCGGGGTGGAGCTGATTCAGGACGTTCCCTACTGCCAGGCGGGGGCGCGGGTGCTCACCCTGGACATCCTGCGGCCCAAGGGGCCCGCGGAGGGCCTGCCGGCGGTGGTCTGGATTCACGGGGGAGGCTGGTACAGCGGGGACAAGCGGAGGGGGTGGCCCCACCTGGTGCCCCTGGCCCAGGCGGGTTTTTTCACCGCGACCGTTGCCTACCGCCTGAGCAGGGAGGCCCAATTCCCTGCCCAGATTCACGACGTGAAGTGCGCCATCCGCTATTTGCGGGCCCAGGCCCATCGCTACGGTTTGAACCCCGAACGCATAGGGGTCTGGGGGGGCTCGGCCGGGGGGCACCTGGCAGCCCTTCTGGGGGTGAGCGGGGGGGTGGAGGGGCTCGAGGGCGCGGGGGGTTGGAAAGGGTATTCCAGCCGGGTGCAGGCGGTGGTGGTGTGGTTTGCCCCTACCGACCTGACCTCGGTGGACCCGAGGCGCCGCTCGGTGCAGCTTCTGCTGGGTGGGCCGGTGCACGAGCGGCTCGAGCTGGCCCGCCAGGCCAGCCCCCTGTACTATGTCACCCCGGACGATCCCCCTTTCCTAATACAGCATGGGGCCGAGGACCCGGTGGTGCCTTTAGAGCAGGGCCAGAAGCTCTACCAGAAGCTCAAGCTGCAGGGGGTGGAGGCCCGCCTGGAGGTTTTCCCGGGCATGGGCCACGGGGGCACGGCCTTTACC
- the pyrR gene encoding bifunctional pyr operon transcriptional regulator/uracil phosphoribosyltransferase PyrR: MTFKSRILNQDEVRRALIRIAHEVIEKNKGTDRLCFVGIHTRGISLAKRLVELVERFEGKRVPMGILDITLYRDDLSEIGLQPKVRETRIPFDINGKAVVLVDDVLYTGRTARAALDALIDQGRPSRIYLAVLVDRGHRELPIRADFVGKNLPTSRAEVVKVKTQEDDGEDAVELWEVP; this comes from the coding sequence ATGACCTTCAAATCCCGCATCCTGAACCAAGACGAGGTCCGCCGCGCCCTCATCCGCATCGCCCATGAGGTTATCGAGAAGAACAAGGGCACCGATAGGCTCTGCTTTGTAGGAATCCACACCCGCGGCATCAGCCTGGCCAAAAGGCTGGTGGAGCTGGTCGAGCGCTTCGAGGGCAAGCGGGTGCCCATGGGCATCCTGGACATCACCCTCTACCGCGACGACCTTTCGGAAATCGGACTCCAGCCCAAGGTGCGCGAGACCCGAATTCCCTTCGATATAAACGGCAAGGCGGTGGTGCTGGTGGACGACGTGCTCTATACCGGCCGCACCGCCCGGGCCGCGCTGGACGCCCTCATCGACCAAGGCCGCCCCAGCCGCATCTACCTGGCGGTGCTGGTGGACCGGGGACACCGCGAGCTGCCCATCCGGGCCGACTTCGTGGGGAAGAACCTGCCCACCTCCAGGGCCGAGGTGGTCAAGGTCAAAACCCAGGAGGACGACGGGGAAGACGCGGTGGAGCTGTGGGAGGTACCATGA
- a CDS encoding aspartate carbamoyltransferase catalytic subunit has product MSFPKHLLDFQGWSRAQIESLLETARLMQEVLARPVKKVPALTGFTVATVFFEPSTRTRISFELAARRMSADVVSFAGATSSTAKGETYRDTLRTLDQMGIDAYILRTDAAGVPHQAHRWLKKPVINAGDGWRAHPTQALLDAFTLLERLGSLEGKKIAIVGDILHSRVARSNAELLPRLGAQVVACGPATLLPAHLPGASLTTRLQEALEEADAVMVLRLQKERMDRGLLPSIPEYIAGYQLTEARLAWAKPEAPLLHPGPMNRDVELEGTLADSTRSLVERQVANGQAVRMAVLYHVLVGKQ; this is encoded by the coding sequence ATGAGCTTTCCCAAGCACCTTTTGGACTTCCAGGGCTGGAGCCGCGCGCAGATCGAGAGCCTCCTTGAGACCGCGCGGCTCATGCAGGAGGTGCTGGCCCGGCCGGTCAAGAAGGTGCCGGCCCTCACCGGCTTCACCGTGGCCACGGTCTTCTTTGAGCCTTCCACCCGTACCCGCATCTCCTTCGAGCTGGCCGCCAGGCGGATGTCTGCCGATGTGGTGAGCTTTGCCGGGGCCACCAGCTCCACCGCCAAGGGCGAGACCTACCGCGACACCCTGCGCACGCTCGACCAGATGGGTATCGACGCCTACATCCTGCGCACCGATGCCGCTGGGGTGCCCCACCAGGCCCACCGCTGGCTAAAAAAACCCGTCATCAACGCCGGGGATGGCTGGCGGGCCCACCCCACCCAGGCGCTGTTGGACGCTTTCACCCTTTTGGAAAGGCTGGGCAGCCTGGAGGGCAAAAAGATTGCCATCGTGGGGGACATCCTGCACTCCCGGGTAGCCCGCTCAAACGCCGAGCTGCTGCCCCGCCTTGGCGCGCAGGTGGTGGCCTGCGGCCCGGCCACCCTGCTCCCCGCCCACCTGCCCGGGGCCAGCCTTACCACCAGGCTCCAGGAGGCCTTGGAGGAAGCCGACGCGGTTATGGTGCTGCGGCTACAGAAGGAGCGCATGGACAGGGGGCTTCTGCCCTCCATACCGGAGTACATAGCAGGGTACCAGCTCACCGAGGCGCGCCTGGCCTGGGCCAAGCCCGAGGCCCCCCTGCTCCACCCCGGCCCCATGAACCGCGATGTGGAGCTGGAGGGCACTCTAGCCGACTCCACGCGCAGCCTGGTCGAGCGGCAGGTGGCCAACGGCCAGGCTGTGCGGATGGCGGTGCTGTACCACGTGCTGGTAGGAAAACAATGA
- a CDS encoding DUF11 domain-containing protein, translated as MRFLVFLLLLPSLAWAQVVENQARGAFEGGSHSSNTVRTEVVDTNRLRLQKQQDVGERAEPETPVTYRLRVENHLGIALQDLVLEDPLAPELEFVAASDGGVYDPGTHRVRYSLGVLAPGQVREVRLVVRVKASAAEGSLVENRFTLQSRELATPLTSPPVRFRVQTTRLLLSKEVERKEVRVGDRLSYTLRLTTLGQPPQSITLEDLLPEGTQYIPGSAQLAYEGSPPTPAEPQIEGRRLRWAGLAPGRLALSYSLRITPSAPARLTNTAAARAFGQGGEVVAEASAAALTRVLLGVLAPPSLLQGRVYLDVNRDGKYQAGLDVPLPGARLLLANGAQTLTDAEGRYTFREVSPGVHEVFLDPLSAPFPPLPHPEALGEGWRHRVRVDGLTTTDFPLEAPRGLAQASRSTRLVFGPLTVEKRLLPLPSGVRVVLVLRTDEPLPDLTLTDPLPDGGSKTFHFELLKGEQTLTYDLPKGHLTDPEVRWRYP; from the coding sequence ATGCGCTTTTTGGTCTTCCTTCTACTCCTCCCCTCTTTGGCCTGGGCGCAGGTTGTGGAAAACCAGGCTCGAGGCGCTTTCGAGGGCGGGAGCCACTCCTCCAACACAGTAAGGACGGAAGTGGTGGATACGAACCGGCTCCGCCTGCAAAAGCAGCAGGACGTAGGGGAGAGAGCCGAGCCCGAAACCCCTGTCACCTACCGCCTCAGGGTGGAAAACCACCTGGGCATAGCACTTCAGGACCTAGTGCTGGAGGACCCTCTGGCGCCCGAGCTGGAGTTCGTTGCCGCCTCAGACGGCGGGGTCTACGACCCAGGCACCCACCGGGTGCGCTACAGCCTGGGCGTGCTCGCCCCAGGCCAGGTTCGGGAAGTCCGCCTGGTGGTGCGGGTAAAAGCCAGCGCGGCCGAAGGAAGCCTAGTGGAAAACCGCTTCACCCTGCAAAGCCGGGAGCTCGCAACCCCCCTTACCTCGCCCCCGGTGCGCTTCCGGGTGCAAACCACTCGGCTTCTCCTCAGCAAGGAGGTGGAGCGCAAAGAGGTGCGGGTAGGGGACCGGCTCAGCTACACCCTGAGGCTCACCACCCTGGGCCAGCCCCCCCAGAGCATCACCCTGGAAGACCTCCTGCCCGAGGGCACCCAGTACATCCCCGGCAGCGCCCAGCTCGCCTACGAGGGAAGCCCCCCGACGCCAGCAGAACCGCAGATAGAAGGCAGGCGGCTTCGCTGGGCCGGGCTCGCCCCGGGCCGCCTCGCCCTGAGCTATAGCCTCCGCATCACCCCAAGCGCCCCTGCCCGCCTCACGAACACCGCGGCCGCGAGGGCCTTCGGGCAAGGCGGAGAGGTGGTGGCCGAGGCCTCGGCCGCCGCCCTCACGCGGGTCCTGCTCGGGGTGCTGGCCCCGCCCAGTCTTCTACAGGGCCGGGTCTATCTGGACGTGAACCGGGACGGGAAGTACCAGGCCGGGCTGGATGTGCCCCTGCCTGGGGCCCGGCTTCTTCTGGCGAATGGGGCCCAGACCCTCACCGATGCCGAGGGGCGCTACACCTTCCGGGAGGTGTCCCCAGGGGTGCACGAGGTCTTCCTCGACCCCCTCTCAGCCCCCTTCCCGCCCCTGCCGCACCCTGAGGCCCTGGGCGAGGGCTGGCGCCACCGGGTGCGCGTGGACGGGCTCACCACCACCGACTTCCCGCTGGAAGCCCCCCGAGGGCTGGCCCAGGCCAGCCGTTCGACCCGGTTGGTCTTCGGTCCTTTGACTGTGGAAAAGAGGCTCCTGCCCCTGCCCTCTGGGGTACGGGTGGTGCTGGTGCTGCGCACAGACGAGCCCCTGCCCGACCTCACCCTGACCGATCCCCTTCCAGATGGGGGCAGCAAGACCTTCCACTTTGAGCTTTTGAAGGGCGAACAGACCCTGACCTACGACCTGCCCAAAGGGCATCTCACCGACCCGGAGGTGCGCTGGAGGTACCCATGA